TGGTTTGGCTACAAACGCGGCAAAGGTTTGTTTAAAGTCTATCTCGACGGCGAACAAGCTTATCAAATGCAATATGTGGTTGGCAGTGCCGAACACGCAGCGGTTAATTTAACTGATTTGGCATTTCACCCCACAGACGGATTTATCTATGCCGTGACTAACGGTGAGAGCAGTGAATTAGTACGAATTGACCCAGCAACTGGCGAACAAAACCTTTTAGGGCAAGTTTACCAAGGTAGCAAAGCCACTTTTGGCGCCCAATTTTTCGACGTTAATGGCATGCTTTATGTCAGTAATAATGCCAACGGCTATGTTTATAAAATTAATGTCGACGAGCCACAGCCAGTTGAAGACGTATTTGCTTATGGTCCAATCTCATCGTCGAATGACGGCGCTCGTTGTGCCAATGCGCCAATTCCTGTTGGCGACAATATCGACTTTGGAGATGCTCCCGCCAGCTACGGTTCTCGCTTTGGCGACAACGGTGCGCGTCATGACATCAGCAGCGACTTAAAACTGGGCAGCTCAGCTGACAGCGAAAGCGATGCTAACAGTGGAACAGACAAGGATGACGGCGTGCAGTTTCCAACGGGTTTCGAGTCAGGCCTAGACACTGTGGTATCGGTAGACGTCAGCGGTTTAAACACTCAACCCGCTTACTTAAATGCTTGGGTTGACTGGGACAGAGACGGTACTTTTGAAACTGATGAGCAAGCAATAGTCGATCATCAAGTGACAGAGCAAAACCAAATCAATATACAAGTGCCTACATGGGCAGAAGAAGGCGAAACTTGGTCGCGCTTCCGATTAAGTAGCCAATCCGGCATTGGTCCAACGGGCGGTGTGAGTGACGGTGAAGTGGAAGATTATGCAGTAACCGTTACACAAACCGGTGTCACCATTAATTACTACCCTAGCTCGTCTACCTATACCACCCTAGCCTACGAAGATTTATATCCAACACTGGGCGATTACGACATGAATGACGTGGTTATGCAGTTGCGTATAGCTGAGTATGTCAAACAAGGCCAAGTTATTCGAATTAAGCTTGATGCCAAGCTAGCCGCTTTAGGTGCAAGCTACCACAATGGTTTTGCAGTCAATTTACCTGGGATCCGTAGTCAAGATATTCAACAAAGTGCTATCAGCATGCTTCTTGATGGTGTTCAGCAAACAACTCCAGTTTTAGAGGCCAATATGACCGAGGCTGTGATTTTAATCTCGAATGATTTAAAACAAACAGTCACAACACCAACCCCCTGTCATTACTATCGAACACAAAACAACTGTGTATATCAAGCGATGCCACAGTGGCAAATCGATATCCCTTTTGTTAACCCTATAGCAGAATCGCAAATGCCAGCGTTTCCTTATGATCCGTTCATTTTTGCAACCCCAGGGACTTATCATGGCGATGACGCGGTTGCCTTACTCGGTTCAGCACCAGGCCGCCGATTAGAGATCCACCTTAAAAATTCACCACCAACCTCAGCCTTTGACAGCGGGTTCTTTGGATTTGCCGATGATAAAACGTCACAAGCAGAGCAAAGCTATTTTGTTTCAGATAATGGCATGAGTTGGGCGTTAGAAATTCCAATTGATTGGCAACACCCAAAAGCTGGTGTGCGCCTAGACCAAGCCTATCCGCAATTTATTAATTT
This genomic window from Saccharobesus litoralis contains:
- a CDS encoding LruC domain-containing protein: MQRNFTQSATALLALSFSYTTTLQATPFEDCPTQAFLVQKPSTIPKTFGVDLATGSTSELNSNMGTRASYNGVGFSDHDDYIYGWDHASSTIAQVGKDYQIKAIQVSKDSLSAKAGNFVAGDVALSANIWFGYKRGKGLFKVYLDGEQAYQMQYVVGSAEHAAVNLTDLAFHPTDGFIYAVTNGESSELVRIDPATGEQNLLGQVYQGSKATFGAQFFDVNGMLYVSNNANGYVYKINVDEPQPVEDVFAYGPISSSNDGARCANAPIPVGDNIDFGDAPASYGSRFGDNGARHDISSDLKLGSSADSESDANSGTDKDDGVQFPTGFESGLDTVVSVDVSGLNTQPAYLNAWVDWDRDGTFETDEQAIVDHQVTEQNQINIQVPTWAEEGETWSRFRLSSQSGIGPTGGVSDGEVEDYAVTVTQTGVTINYYPSSSTYTTLAYEDLYPTLGDYDMNDVVMQLRIAEYVKQGQVIRIKLDAKLAALGASYHNGFAVNLPGIRSQDIQQSAISMLLDGVQQTTPVLEANMTEAVILISNDLKQTVTTPTPCHYYRTQNNCVYQAMPQWQIDIPFVNPIAESQMPAFPYDPFIFATPGTYHGDDAVALLGSAPGRRLEIHLKNSPPTSAFDSGFFGFADDKTSQAEQSYFVSDNGMSWALEIPIDWQHPKAGVRLDQAYPQFINFAKDKSGVTNPTWYMHKTANQTFSEQE